From one Rhodamnia argentea isolate NSW1041297 chromosome 1, ASM2092103v1, whole genome shotgun sequence genomic stretch:
- the LOC125312498 gene encoding RNA cytidine acetyltransferase 1-like isoform X4 has protein sequence MVMDVHERFRTESHSEATGRFNERFLLSLASGKSCVVMDDELNILPISSHIRSITPVLAKEDSEGLSEAERDLQDLKEQLNDDFPVGPLIRKCCTLDQGKAVITFLEAILDKTLRNTIALLASRGRGKSAALGLAIAGAIAAGYSNIFVTAPSPENLRTLFEFVCKGFDSLEYKEHIDYDVVRSANPEFKKAIVRINIYKQHRQTIQYIQPHEHEKLSQVELLVVDEAAAIPLPVVKSLLGPYLVFLSSTVNGYEGTGRSLSLKLLQQLEEQSRATVNGAEAAHTGRLFKKIELTESIRYASGDPIESWLNALLCLDVANYVPNITRLPSRGECDLYYVNRDTLFSYHKDSELFLQRMMALYVASHYKNSPNDLQLMADAPAHHLFVLLGPVDESRNQLPDILCVLQVCLEGQISRRSVIKSLSDGHQPSGDQIPWKFSEQFQDTVFPSLSGARIVRIATHPSAMRLGYGSTAVELLTRYFEGQLTNISEAEIENMEEEPPVRVTEAAQKASLLEENIKPRANLPPLLVHLRERRPEKLHYIGVSFGLTLDLFRFWRKHKFVPFYIGQIPNTVTGEHTCMVLKPLKNDDIDVTGSDQWGFFSPFYRDFKQRFARLLSYSFHNMEYKLAMSILDPKINFDDEEVNPSTSEGFSGSLNQILSPHDMKRLEAYTNNLADYHMILDTVPILSHTFFQEKLPVSLSYAQASVLLCIGLQHHDISYVEGQMKLERQQIMSLFIKVMKKFYKHLYAIAAKEIDSALPRLKEVVLEPHSVSVDEDLNEAAKKVEDEMKTKTEGFLNPECLQQYAIVGRESDFEGALQNGGKIASGGVISVKSSREKMEKHKKHKENQESGKKRGGNNPGSKSAKKRKS, from the exons ATGGTTATG GATGTTCACGAGAGGTTCCGTACTGAATCCCATTCTGAGGCTACTGGACGCTTTAATGAAAGATTTCTATTGTCACTCGCTTCAGGCAAATCATGTGTCGTTATGGATGATGAGCTCAATATTTTACCAATATCTTCTCACATCAGATCAATTACTCCAGTTCTGGCAAAAGAG GACTCTGAAGGGCTATCAGAAGCAGAGAGGGACCTCCAAGATTTGAAAGAGCAACTGAATGATGATTTTCCTGTCGGACCGTTGATAAGGAAATGCTGCACTCTAGATCAG GGGAAAGCCGTCATTACATTTCTTGAAGCAATTTTGGATAAGACTCTACGTAATACAATTGCTTTACTTGCTTCTCGGGGTCGTGGTAAATCAGCTGCCCTTGGTTTAGCAATTGCTGGTGCTATTGCTGCTGG gtATTCAAATATCTTTGTGACTGCACCAAGTCCAGAGAATTTGagaactttatttgaatttgtttgCAAGGGATTTGATTCACTTGAATACAAG GAACATATTGATTATGATGTGGTGAGAAGTGCCAATCCAGAGTTTAAAAAGGCAATAGTGAGAATTAATATATACAAGCAGCACAGACAAACAATTCAG TACATACAACCACATGAGCATGAGAAGCTTTCCCAAGTTGAATTGTTGGTTGTTGACGAAGCAGCTGCAATTCCACTGCCAGTTGTTAAATCATTGCTTGGTCCATATCTGGTGTTCCTCTCATCCACAGTAAATGG TTATGAAGGTACTGGGCGGTCTTTATCACTGAAACTTCTACAGCAATTGGAAGAGCAAAGTCGTGCAACAGTTAATGGTGCTGAGGCAGCTCATACTg GTCGTCTCTTCAAGAAGATTGAACTGACCGAATCTATCAGATATGCTTCTGGCGATCCAATTGAATCCTGGCTTAATGCGTTGCTTTGCCTTGATGTTGCCAATTATGTCCCTAATATTACGAG GTTACCTTCTCGCGGTGAGTGTGATCTCTACTATGTAAATAGAGATACACTTTTTTCCTATCACAAGGACAGCGAGTTGTTTTTACAG AGGATGATGGCCTTATATGTTGCATCTCACTACAAAAACTCACCAAATGATTTACAATTAATGGCTGATGCTCCAGCACACCACTTGTTTGTATTGCTTG GACCTGTTGATGAGTCCAGGAATCAACTGCCAGACATCTTGTGCGTCCTAcag GTCTGTCTTGAAGGACAAATATCTCGTAGATCTGTGATTAAAAGTCTAAGCGATGGGCATCAACCCTCTGGAGATCAAATTCCATGGAAGTTCTCTGAGCAGTTCCAGGACACGGTTTTCCCTAGTCTATCTGGTGCTAGGATCGTGCGAATCGCCACACATCCTAGTGCAATGAGG CTTGGTTATGGCTCAACCGCTGTGGAACTCTTAACGAG ATACTTTGAAGGACAGTTGACAAATATTTCAGAAGCAGAGATTGAAAATATGGAAGAGGAGCCACCTGTCAGAGTGACAGAAGCAGCACAGAAG GCATCTTTGCTGGAAGAGAATATAAAACCCAGAGCTAATCTTCCACCTTTGCTAGTACATCTTCGTGAAAGACGGCCTGAAAAGCTCCATTATATAGGCGTCTCCTTTGGTCTTACTCTGGACCTTTTTCGCTTCTGGAGGAAACATAAGTTTGTCCCGTTTTACATTGGCCAGATTCCA AATACTGTGACTGGTGAGCACACCTGTATGGTTTTGAAAcctttaaaaaatgatgatatcGATGTCACTGGTTCTGATCAGTGGGGGTTTTTTAGTCCGTTTTATAGAG ATTTCAAGCAAAGGTTTGCAAGGCTTTTGAGCTATAGTTTTCATAACATGGAATATAAACTTGCTATGAG CATATTGGATCCGAAGATCAACTTTGATGATGAGGAAGTTAACCCATCAACCTCAGAAGGATTTTCAGGGTCTCTCAACCAAATTTTATCACCACATGATATGAAACGACTTGAAGCTTATACCAATAATCTGGCTGATTATCATATG ATTCTGGACACTGTGCCAATTCTTTCGCATACATTCTTCCAGGAGAAGCTTCCGGTTTCTTTATCATATGCTCAGGCATCAGTCTTGCTATGCATTGGATTGCAGCATCATGACATCAGTTATGTTGAG GGACAAATGAAGTTAGAGAGGCAGCAAATTATGTCTTTGTTCATAAAGGTTATGAAAAAGTTCTACAAACATCTATATGCTATTGCAGCAAAAGAGATAGACTCTGCCCTACCTCGCTTGAAAGAG GTTGTTCTGGAACCTCACAGTGTATCTGTGGACGAAGATCTGAATGAGGCAGCAAAGAAAGTTGAG GACGAGATGAAGACCAAGACAGAGGGTTTCCTAAACCCTGAATGTCTTCAACAGTATGCCATTGTTGGCAGAGAATCCGATTTTGAGGGTGCTCTGCAAAATGGAGGTAAGATAGCCTCAGGTGGCGTTATCAGTGTCAAATCTAGTagagagaaaatggagaaaCATAAAAAGCACAAAGAGAATCAAGAGAGTGGGAAAAAGCGAGGTGGGAACAACCCTGGCTCCAAATCCgccaagaaaaggaaatcctAA